In Collimonas arenae, a single genomic region encodes these proteins:
- a CDS encoding class I SAM-dependent methyltransferase — protein MKLLPEDLEKIAALTLEHYNQRAEDFREGTRDHDVSQNIAALLRNINATPPFTILDVGCGPGRDLRTFSKLGHIAIGVEGASRFVEMARTDSGCEVWHQDFLHLDLPAGRFDGIFANAALFHIPSQELPRVLLQFRAALKPGGVLFSSNPRGSNEEGWNHGRYGSYHDLAAWQAFMSAAGFVELEHYYRPEGLPREQQPWLASVWRKPEN, from the coding sequence ATGAAACTCCTACCTGAAGATCTCGAAAAAATCGCCGCTCTCACGCTAGAGCACTACAACCAGCGCGCGGAAGATTTCCGCGAAGGCACGCGCGACCATGACGTCAGCCAGAACATTGCCGCTTTGCTGCGCAACATCAACGCCACGCCGCCATTCACTATCCTCGACGTTGGCTGCGGCCCCGGCCGCGACTTGCGCACCTTCAGCAAGCTAGGCCACATCGCTATCGGCGTTGAAGGAGCCTCGCGTTTCGTCGAAATGGCGCGCACCGACAGCGGCTGCGAAGTCTGGCATCAGGATTTTCTCCATCTCGATCTCCCCGCCGGCCGCTTTGACGGCATCTTTGCCAACGCTGCGCTATTCCATATCCCCAGCCAGGAATTGCCACGCGTGCTGCTGCAATTCCGTGCCGCGCTCAAGCCCGGCGGCGTCCTGTTCAGCTCCAATCCGCGCGGCAGCAATGAAGAAGGCTGGAACCACGGACGTTACGGCAGCTACCACGATCTCGCCGCCTGGCAAGCGTTCATGTCGGCTGCGGGTTTTGTGGAACTTGAGCATTACTACCGCCCTGAAGGTTTGCCGCGCGAGCAGCAACCCTGGCTGGCCAGCGTCTGGCGCAAACCCGAAAATTAA
- a CDS encoding DUF2515 family protein: MPVCLFTSKRLYFAFYECYIFDIIIWLKGYDMPHCGDPKCIPCNAEFGKIPPPPPPFPCRDSWYGVQQEAERIIAPDGRLIFNPIERNRRINAAYAKLWLDDRRFQWAGLAAFASKQVGCGLLNAADMIRKSNQQRDAYKSWANSADPLERLSPFASPPMSIIDQTASRGAQKIYHMLALGNTALFLDIWPLHMFYKRYGLSRLRACLPIRQTLGGSTLYSGIWPIGHKLAFGRDYPEILQGFEAIESGSITRSVNFLASHEQKNILQPAIYEDAEFQALLRANQVSFVTSMPSGLATEIQLTLANQCSLPSSDRRTVSFSHSSIANLSNINERMVFVLRAANRFNELLDGAYEKHQVEFAIQKIAAGESS; encoded by the coding sequence GTGCCGGTCTGTTTATTTACATCAAAACGACTGTACTTTGCTTTTTATGAATGTTACATTTTTGATATTATTATTTGGCTGAAGGGATATGACATGCCACATTGCGGCGATCCGAAATGTATTCCTTGCAATGCCGAATTTGGAAAAATACCACCTCCGCCACCGCCATTTCCTTGTCGAGATTCTTGGTATGGGGTGCAACAGGAAGCTGAACGCATCATCGCTCCTGATGGGAGGCTGATTTTCAATCCTATTGAGCGAAATAGGCGCATTAACGCCGCATATGCAAAATTGTGGCTGGATGACCGTCGTTTTCAATGGGCAGGACTGGCAGCATTCGCGTCGAAGCAGGTAGGTTGCGGATTATTGAATGCCGCTGACATGATTCGCAAATCCAATCAGCAGCGTGATGCATATAAAAGTTGGGCGAATAGCGCCGATCCGTTGGAGCGCCTCTCTCCATTCGCGTCGCCGCCGATGTCGATAATTGATCAAACTGCGAGTAGGGGAGCGCAAAAAATTTATCATATGCTTGCGTTGGGCAACACAGCGCTGTTTTTGGACATATGGCCTTTGCATATGTTTTACAAGCGATATGGTCTATCGCGATTGCGGGCTTGCTTACCAATTCGCCAGACATTGGGTGGCTCTACGCTATATAGTGGAATTTGGCCAATTGGCCATAAACTCGCATTCGGAAGAGATTATCCGGAAATTCTGCAAGGGTTTGAGGCGATAGAATCCGGGAGTATTACGCGTAGTGTAAATTTTCTGGCCAGTCACGAACAAAAGAATATCTTGCAACCCGCTATATACGAAGATGCGGAATTTCAAGCTTTATTGAGAGCAAATCAGGTAAGTTTTGTGACATCAATGCCATCTGGTTTGGCGACCGAGATCCAACTGACTCTAGCGAATCAATGCAGTCTGCCAAGCAGTGATCGTCGTACCGTATCCTTTAGCCATAGTTCAATTGCGAATTTGTCGAACATCAACGAGAGGATGGTTTTTGTATTGCGCGCAGCAAATCGATTCAATGAATTGCTTGATGGTGCATACGAAAAACATCAAGTTGAATTTGCTATCCAGAAAATAGCGGCTGGGGAATCATCATGA